In a single window of the Candidatus Caldatribacterium sp. genome:
- the rpsD gene encoding 30S ribosomal protein S4 has translation MSRYTGPRCRICRRHGMKLFLKGPRCFTDKCAFERRPFAPGIHKGARRRLSSYGLQLREKQKVRFIYGITERQFKKYFDMATRLPGLTGENLLSLLERRLDNVVFRMGLSDSRAEARQMVLHGHILVNGKRVNIPSYLVEVGDVIELSERGKDHAKIRELLEEKEELQVPAWLSVDRGAAKATVLREPKREDIDFQVQEQLIVEFYSK, from the coding sequence ATGTCTCGATATACTGGACCACGCTGTCGTATCTGCCGCAGACATGGCATGAAGCTTTTCCTCAAAGGCCCCCGGTGTTTCACGGATAAGTGCGCTTTTGAGCGGAGGCCTTTTGCTCCGGGGATTCACAAAGGGGCTCGTCGGAGGCTCTCAAGCTATGGTCTGCAGCTTCGGGAGAAGCAAAAGGTCCGCTTCATCTACGGTATCACCGAGAGACAATTCAAGAAGTACTTCGATATGGCAACGAGGTTACCTGGTCTGACGGGAGAAAATCTCCTTTCACTCCTTGAGCGAAGACTGGATAACGTTGTCTTCCGAATGGGTTTGAGTGATTCACGGGCCGAAGCAAGACAAATGGTACTCCACGGACATATCTTGGTGAATGGGAAGCGTGTCAATATTCCTTCCTATCTTGTGGAAGTGGGTGACGTGATTGAGCTCTCAGAACGTGGCAAGGACCATGCCAAAATCCGGGAACTCCTTGAGGAGAAGGAGGAACTCCAGGTTCCTGCTTGGCTTTCCGTTGACCGGGGTGCCGCAAAGGCCACAGTTCTCCGAGAACCAAAGCGGGAGGATATCGACTTCCAGGTACAAGAGCAGCTCATCGTTGAGTTCTACTCCAAGTGA
- the rpsM gene encoding 30S ribosomal protein S13 — protein MARIAGVDLPPNKRIDIALTYIYGIGRSLSKKILEEAKIDPSVKVKDLTDDEINRIQKLVEQYPVEGELRAQISQNIKRLIAIGCYRGLRHRRGLPVRGQRTRTNARTRKGPRRTVGVKRKK, from the coding sequence ATGGCTCGTATTGCCGGTGTCGATTTACCGCCCAACAAGAGGATTGATATTGCCCTGACGTACATTTACGGTATTGGGAGGAGTCTCTCCAAGAAGATTCTTGAAGAGGCGAAGATTGATCCGTCGGTAAAGGTTAAGGATCTCACGGATGATGAGATCAACCGCATTCAAAAGCTTGTGGAGCAGTACCCGGTAGAGGGAGAACTTCGTGCCCAGATATCGCAAAACATCAAGCGCCTCATTGCCATTGGGTGCTATCGGGGATTGCGGCATCGCCGGGGCTTGCCGGTTCGAGGGCAAAGAACACGAACGAATGCAAGAACCCGCAAAGGACCGAGGAGAACGGTAGGAGTAAAGAGGAAGAAGTAG
- the infA gene encoding translation initiation factor IF-1 produces the protein MTKEDFIEVRGTVIEPLPNAMFRVELETGKVILAHISGKMRMHYIRILPGDKVTVQISKYDPTKGRIVYRHK, from the coding sequence GAGGACTTCATAGAGGTAAGGGGTACAGTTATTGAGCCTTTACCGAACGCCATGTTTCGAGTAGAATTGGAGACCGGTAAAGTAATCCTGGCTCACATTTCTGGGAAGATGCGCATGCACTACATACGCATTCTTCCTGGGGATAAGGTGACCGTGCAGATTTCTAAGTACGATCCCACCAAAGGGAGAATTGTGTACCGTCACAAGTGA
- the rpsK gene encoding 30S ribosomal protein S11 codes for MAKPSRKKRRERRIVREGIAHIKSTFNNTIVSITDRQGNVIAWASGGTVGFKGTKKGTPFAAQLAAEQAAKKAMDFGLREVDVLVKGPGAGRETAIRSLQAAGLVINSIKDVTPIPHNGCRPPKQRRV; via the coding sequence TTGGCAAAGCCTTCTCGAAAAAAGAGAAGAGAGCGAAGGATTGTCCGTGAGGGAATTGCCCATATTAAATCGACTTTCAACAATACCATCGTTTCCATTACCGATCGCCAGGGAAACGTCATCGCCTGGGCAAGTGGTGGTACGGTAGGCTTCAAGGGAACCAAAAAGGGCACGCCTTTTGCAGCGCAACTTGCTGCGGAGCAGGCCGCAAAGAAGGCCATGGATTTTGGCCTGAGGGAAGTCGACGTTCTCGTGAAAGGTCCTGGTGCCGGTCGGGAAACGGCTATCCGATCTTTGCAGGCAGCAGGACTCGTGATCAACTCCATTAAGGACGTGACTCCTATACCTCATAATGGCTGTCGGCCGCCGAAGCAGAGAAGAGTGTGA
- the rpmJ gene encoding 50S ribosomal protein L36, with translation MKVRASVKPRCEKCKVVRRKGRIFVVCSDPRHKQRQG, from the coding sequence GTGAAGGTTCGGGCTTCGGTTAAACCGCGTTGCGAGAAGTGCAAAGTCGTGCGGCGTAAAGGGAGAATTTTCGTTGTGTGTTCAGACCCAAGACATAAGCAGAGACAGGGTTAG